A genomic region of Leptolyngbya sp. NIES-2104 contains the following coding sequences:
- the purH gene encoding bifunctional phosphoribosylaminoimidazolecarboxamide formyltransferase/IMP cyclohydrolase yields the protein MARLALLSVSDKTGLVEFAKQLVEAFGFDIISSGGTAQALKSAGLPVTKVSDYTGSPEILGGRVKTLHPRIHGGILARRDLPEHVADLEAQNIRPIDLVVVNLYPFEQTIAKPDVTLEDAIEQIDIGGPAMVRASAKNFANLTILCNPNQYDTYLEELRKNGEASIEFRKSCSLQAFKHTASYDTAIAAYLEQQTESTTFTLTGTRIQELRYGENPHQSAAWYQTGSGSTGWAAATKLQGKELSYNNLVDLEAARSIIAEFTNDDPAATIIKHNNPCGSAMGTTISEAYEKAFNADSTSAFGGIVALNRAIDVPTATALTKTFLECVVAPGIDSEAQTILQAKQNLRVLVLPDLSNGAKENIKQIAGGFLVQAADDIVADPNAWQLVTEKKPTPEELAELLFAWKICKHVKSNAIVVSRDRTTLGVGAGQMNRVGSAKIALEQAGEKANGAILASDGFFPFDDSVRTAAAAGIRAIVQPGGSVKDKDSIAAANELGIVMVLTGIRHFLH from the coding sequence ATGGCACGTCTAGCACTTCTAAGCGTCTCTGACAAAACTGGATTAGTCGAGTTCGCAAAGCAATTAGTCGAAGCGTTTGGATTCGATATTATCAGCAGTGGCGGAACGGCTCAGGCACTCAAATCGGCAGGATTGCCCGTGACAAAAGTGTCTGACTACACAGGATCACCGGAAATTTTAGGGGGACGAGTCAAAACCCTGCATCCTCGAATTCATGGCGGAATTTTGGCGCGTCGGGACTTACCGGAACACGTTGCAGACTTGGAAGCGCAGAATATTCGCCCGATCGATTTAGTCGTGGTCAATCTTTACCCATTCGAGCAAACGATCGCGAAACCTGATGTCACACTCGAAGATGCGATCGAGCAAATCGATATCGGTGGTCCCGCAATGGTTCGAGCCTCCGCAAAGAATTTTGCCAACCTGACGATCCTCTGCAATCCAAATCAGTACGATACCTATCTAGAAGAACTGCGGAAAAATGGAGAAGCGTCGATCGAGTTTCGCAAAAGTTGTTCGCTTCAGGCTTTCAAACATACAGCGAGTTACGATACTGCGATCGCAGCTTATCTAGAACAGCAAACGGAATCCACAACATTTACGCTAACCGGAACGCGAATTCAAGAGTTGCGCTACGGGGAAAATCCGCACCAATCCGCCGCATGGTACCAAACCGGATCTGGTTCAACCGGATGGGCAGCAGCAACGAAGCTTCAAGGAAAAGAACTAAGCTACAACAATCTGGTTGATTTGGAAGCAGCTCGATCGATTATTGCTGAATTCACGAACGATGATCCCGCAGCGACGATTATCAAACATAACAATCCCTGCGGTTCAGCAATGGGCACCACGATTTCTGAAGCTTACGAGAAAGCATTTAACGCCGATTCGACTTCTGCATTTGGTGGCATTGTGGCATTGAATCGTGCGATCGATGTTCCAACCGCAACCGCTTTGACGAAGACTTTCCTTGAATGCGTTGTTGCTCCTGGAATTGATTCTGAAGCTCAAACGATTTTGCAAGCAAAACAGAATCTCAGAGTGTTAGTGCTACCTGATCTGAGCAATGGAGCAAAAGAGAACATCAAACAGATTGCGGGTGGCTTTTTAGTTCAAGCCGCAGATGATATCGTTGCTGATCCGAATGCTTGGCAATTAGTGACTGAGAAAAAGCCCACTCCTGAAGAACTTGCAGAATTGTTGTTTGCTTGGAAGATTTGTAAGCATGTGAAATCGAACGCGATCGTCGTGAGTCGCGATCGCACTACGCTCGGAGTTGGAGCGGGACAAATGAATCGCGTTGGGTCTGCCAAAATTGCGCTTGAACAAGCAGGCGAAAAAGCAAACGGAGCCATTCTCGCATCAGATGGATTTTTCCCATTTGATGACTCAGTGAGAACTGCTGCCGCAGCGGGAATTCGGGCGATCGTACAACCGGGCGGAAGCGTCAAAGATAAAGACTCGATCGCGGCTGCAAATGAGCTTGGAATTGTCATGGTTCTCACTGGAATTCGGCACTTCCTTCACTGA
- a CDS encoding DUF4079 domain-containing protein, with product MSPELLHTLKVYSQFVHPVLMWVLLALTSYALYTGFQWRRTRSAEGDLKKALIKQKFNIKHHQIGAIVLSVMVLGSIGAMGSTYINSGKLFVNPHLIAGLGMTGLIAVSASLTPFMQKGQEWARVSHILINVVITGLFGWQAVTGMGIVQNIINRM from the coding sequence ATGTCCCCTGAACTCCTCCACACCCTCAAAGTCTACAGTCAGTTTGTCCACCCGGTTTTGATGTGGGTTTTGCTCGCATTAACCAGCTATGCACTGTACACGGGATTTCAATGGCGACGAACGCGATCGGCTGAAGGCGACCTGAAAAAAGCACTGATTAAGCAGAAGTTCAACATCAAACATCACCAGATTGGCGCGATCGTACTTTCTGTGATGGTGTTAGGCTCGATCGGTGCAATGGGATCGACTTATATCAATAGCGGGAAGCTCTTTGTGAATCCTCATTTAATTGCAGGGTTGGGAATGACCGGATTGATTGCAGTGTCGGCTTCACTGACTCCGTTTATGCAGAAAGGTCAAGAATGGGCGCGAGTTAGCCATATCCTGATCAATGTTGTGATTACTGGATTATTTGGCTGGCAAGCTGTGACCGGAATGGGAATTGTTCAGAACATCATCAACCGTATGTAA
- a CDS encoding metal ABC transporter solute-binding protein, Zn/Mn family: MFDRRRFGQFLMGSVVSLWLHGCTTQEQTTNQKPQVISTSTILTDLATTIAGGAVQVAGILKPGADPHTYEPVPADTAAMERATLILYNGYNLEPGLIRLMKAAGANAKQVAVGEVVPPLQLEKEGQKVPDPHVWGNVQNSAKMAAAIRDALIQLAPNDREKMTQNADRLIAELNRLHDWIKQQIQTIPAQNRRLVTTHDAFQYYGQAYGLSIVGTLIGISTEEQPSAQTVQRLVQSIRASRVPAIFAETTINPALIQTVAEEAGVKLAPQQLYSDSIGAPGSSGETYIKMMAANTTAIVEALGGRITPLK, translated from the coding sequence ATGTTCGATCGACGAAGATTCGGACAGTTTTTGATGGGAAGTGTCGTTTCACTCTGGCTGCATGGTTGCACGACACAAGAGCAAACGACGAATCAAAAGCCGCAGGTAATTTCGACGAGTACGATTCTGACAGATTTGGCAACGACGATCGCAGGTGGTGCGGTGCAAGTTGCAGGAATTCTCAAGCCGGGAGCCGATCCGCATACCTATGAGCCTGTTCCGGCAGACACGGCAGCGATGGAGAGAGCAACCTTAATTTTGTACAACGGCTACAACTTAGAACCGGGATTGATTCGCTTGATGAAAGCAGCGGGAGCCAATGCAAAACAGGTTGCAGTTGGCGAAGTCGTTCCACCGCTCCAGCTTGAGAAAGAGGGGCAGAAAGTTCCTGATCCGCACGTTTGGGGAAATGTGCAGAATTCCGCAAAAATGGCGGCAGCGATTCGGGATGCGTTGATTCAGCTTGCACCGAACGATCGAGAAAAGATGACGCAAAACGCCGATCGCTTAATTGCCGAACTCAATCGCCTACATGATTGGATCAAACAGCAGATACAAACGATTCCGGCTCAAAATCGTCGCTTAGTAACGACGCACGATGCGTTTCAATATTACGGTCAGGCTTATGGATTGTCGATCGTGGGAACGTTAATCGGCATTAGTACAGAAGAACAACCGAGTGCCCAAACTGTTCAGCGGTTGGTGCAATCGATCAGAGCGTCAAGAGTACCAGCAATTTTTGCAGAGACGACGATTAATCCAGCACTGATTCAAACCGTAGCTGAAGAAGCAGGTGTGAAGTTAGCACCGCAGCAGTTGTATTCAGATTCGATCGGTGCTCCGGGAAGTTCTGGCGAGACGTATATCAAAATGATGGCAGCGAATACAACCGCGATCGTGGAGGCATTAGGCGGTAGGATCACTCCGTTAAAATAA
- the cobS gene encoding adenosylcobinamide-GDP ribazoletransferase produces MINQVWNQCLAALTFYTCLPIPTSANLEFRGIARFAPIVGLIVGGLVGAIDISLAYVGVPILTRSAIDITVWLAITGGLHLDGAMDTADGLAVMNPDRRLEVMADSATGAFGAMTAVIVLMLKTLALSEIETDRVLILMTVAGWGRWGQLVAIAKYPYLKPTGKGAFHKESIRSLWEAVPTFIVLIGLSWRVHPILIGGSAIAVLVGAWLNRKLGGQTGDTYGAIVEWTEAFSLCLLTAI; encoded by the coding sequence ATGATTAATCAAGTCTGGAATCAATGCCTTGCTGCTCTTACGTTTTACACTTGTTTGCCGATTCCGACTTCCGCAAATTTGGAGTTTAGAGGCATCGCCCGATTCGCCCCGATCGTCGGTTTGATCGTTGGCGGACTGGTCGGTGCGATCGATATCAGTCTCGCCTATGTCGGAGTACCTATTTTGACTCGAAGCGCGATCGATATCACGGTTTGGCTGGCGATCACAGGCGGTTTACATCTCGACGGGGCAATGGATACAGCGGATGGATTAGCGGTAATGAATCCCGATCGACGTTTAGAAGTAATGGCAGATAGCGCGACCGGAGCATTTGGCGCAATGACCGCTGTGATCGTGCTGATGTTGAAAACCTTGGCGCTAAGTGAAATTGAAACCGATCGCGTTTTGATTCTGATGACTGTTGCGGGTTGGGGACGTTGGGGGCAATTGGTCGCGATCGCGAAATATCCCTATCTCAAACCAACTGGAAAAGGCGCATTTCATAAAGAATCGATTCGATCTTTGTGGGAAGCAGTGCCGACATTCATCGTTTTGATTGGGCTGAGTTGGCGAGTGCATCCGATTCTGATCGGAGGAAGTGCGATCGCGGTTCTAGTCGGGGCTTGGTTGAATCGGAAATTAGGCGGACAAACGGGCGATACCTATGGCGCGATCGTGGAATGGACAGAAGCATTTTCACTCTGTTTGCTGACTGCGATTTAA
- a CDS encoding ion transporter produces MLPLREKIAFYLEDIDTPLGKGINLFITGLVLVSSGIFIAETYKIPIEVKQILDTIENIILAIFVIEYILRVWCADRKLQFIFSLYSIIDLLSIAPFLIGANAGYLRIFRWFRILRLIRFVQGTTIFGYVSSEDSAIFTRIIFTVFSIIFVFSGLIYQVEHSVNPKFGTFLDAVYFSVSTISTAGLGDITPISEMGRFLTILMVLTGIVLIPWQLGDLIKRLVKTAEQVQIICSNCGLAFHDSDAIYCKNCGNCLEDV; encoded by the coding sequence ATGTTGCCGTTGCGCGAAAAGATTGCATTCTATCTCGAAGATATCGATACACCACTCGGAAAAGGCATCAATCTTTTTATTACTGGATTAGTTCTCGTTTCTTCTGGAATCTTTATTGCTGAAACTTACAAAATTCCAATTGAAGTTAAACAAATTCTAGATACGATCGAAAACATCATCCTCGCAATCTTTGTCATCGAATATATTCTGCGAGTTTGGTGCGCTGATCGAAAATTACAATTTATTTTCAGCTTATATTCAATTATTGATTTATTGTCGATCGCGCCTTTTCTAATCGGCGCAAATGCTGGTTACCTCAGAATTTTCCGCTGGTTCCGAATTCTAAGATTAATCAGATTTGTTCAAGGCACAACGATCTTCGGCTATGTGAGCAGTGAAGACAGCGCAATTTTTACCCGAATTATTTTTACAGTATTCTCGATTATCTTTGTCTTTTCGGGTCTAATTTATCAAGTTGAACATTCAGTCAATCCGAAATTTGGAACATTCTTAGATGCTGTTTATTTCTCAGTTTCTACGATTTCTACGGCTGGACTCGGAGACATTACACCCATTTCAGAAATGGGAAGGTTTCTCACCATTTTGATGGTACTTACTGGAATTGTTTTGATTCCTTGGCAGCTTGGAGATTTAATCAAACGATTGGTAAAAACAGCCGAGCAAGTTCAAATTATTTGCTCAAATTGTGGATTAGCTTTTCATGATTCCGATGCCATCTATTGTAAAAACTGTGGCAATTGTTTAGAGGATGTTTGA
- a CDS encoding sugar phosphate nucleotidyltransferase has product MKAMILAAGKGTRVRPITYTIPKPMIPILQKPVMEFLLELLRQHGFDEIMVNVSHLANEIESYFKDGQRFGVQIGYSFEGRIVDGDLVGEAVGSAGGMKRIQDFSPFFDDTFVVLCGDALIDLDLTAAVKWHREKGSIATVIMKTVDRSEVSSYGVVVTDEDGKIQAFQEKPSIEEALSTNINTGIYIFEPEVLNYVPSGVEFDIGSQLFPKLVEMGAPFYGLPMDFEWVDIGKVPDYWQAVRGVLNGDVKNVSIPGREVKPGIYTGLNVCVNWDKVDIQGPVYIGSMTCIEDGAKIVGPAMIGHNCWICSGATVDNSVIFEWSRLGPGVRLVDKLVFGRYCVDKTGATIDVQAASLDWLITDARHEIPSHPAAEHQAIAELLNVDTKVAT; this is encoded by the coding sequence ATGAAAGCCATGATTCTGGCGGCAGGGAAGGGTACACGAGTTCGACCGATCACGTATACGATTCCCAAGCCGATGATTCCGATCCTGCAAAAGCCCGTGATGGAGTTTTTGCTGGAGTTGCTGCGTCAACACGGCTTTGACGAGATCATGGTCAATGTCAGCCACTTGGCAAATGAAATCGAAAGCTACTTCAAGGATGGGCAACGTTTCGGAGTCCAGATTGGCTATTCGTTTGAAGGTCGGATCGTCGATGGTGATTTGGTCGGGGAAGCGGTGGGTTCTGCGGGTGGGATGAAGCGGATTCAGGATTTTTCGCCGTTTTTCGATGATACGTTTGTCGTGCTGTGCGGAGATGCGCTGATTGATTTGGATTTGACCGCAGCGGTGAAATGGCACCGGGAAAAGGGGTCGATCGCGACTGTGATTATGAAGACGGTCGATCGCTCTGAGGTGTCGAGCTACGGGGTCGTTGTGACTGACGAAGATGGTAAGATTCAGGCGTTTCAGGAGAAGCCATCGATCGAAGAAGCGCTCAGCACCAATATCAACACGGGGATCTATATTTTTGAACCCGAAGTGCTTAACTATGTGCCGTCGGGGGTTGAGTTTGATATCGGCAGCCAACTGTTTCCCAAACTGGTCGAAATGGGTGCGCCGTTCTATGGATTGCCGATGGACTTTGAGTGGGTGGATATTGGGAAAGTTCCGGACTACTGGCAAGCGGTTCGCGGTGTGCTGAATGGCGATGTTAAAAACGTTTCGATTCCGGGGCGCGAAGTGAAACCCGGAATTTACACAGGTCTGAATGTCTGTGTGAACTGGGATAAAGTCGATATTCAAGGTCCGGTTTACATCGGCAGTATGACCTGCATTGAAGACGGGGCGAAGATTGTCGGACCTGCGATGATCGGGCATAACTGCTGGATTTGCAGTGGTGCAACGGTGGATAACAGTGTGATCTTTGAATGGTCGCGGTTGGGTCCGGGTGTGCGACTGGTCGATAAGTTGGTGTTTGGTCGCTACTGTGTGGATAAGACCGGAGCCACGATCGATGTTCAAGCGGCATCGCTCGATTGGTTAATTACCGATGCGCGGCATGAGATTCCAAGCCATCCGGCAGCGGAACATCAAGCGATCGCTGAATTGTTGAATGTGGATACGAAGGTCGCGACGTAG